The DNA region GGCGCCGACCTGGCCCGGGCGGACGTGCAGTGCCGGCTTCGCGCGCCGGGGAGCCACGTCGACATGCTCGGGCTGTACATCGCCGACGGCACGCAGCACTTCGACAACCAGACGCTGCAGGACCACCTGGCCCCGCACGCCAGCAGCAACCTGCTGTTCAAGGGCGCGCTGAACGACGCCGGCCGGTCGGTGTTCCGCGGGCTCATCCGCGTGCATCCCAAGGCGCAGCGGACCGACGCGTACCAGACCAACCGCAACCTGATCCTCAGCGACAAGGCGCGCGCCGACTCGCTCCCAAATCTGGAGATCCAGGCCGACGACGTGCGCTGCTCGCACGCCGCCACGGTGGGGCAGCTGGACGAGGAAGAGGTGTTCTACCTCCTTTCCCGCGGCATTCCCAAGGCCGAGGCCGTGCGCCTGGTGGTCTTCGGCTTCTTCGGCGAGGTGCTGGAGCAGCTGCCGCTGGAAGGCGTCAAGCAGGAGCTGCTGCGCGTGGTGGAGCGCAAGCTCGACGCGTCGCGCTGACCGTTGGCGTGGATCAGGGCCGCCGCCCTCTCGGAGCTTCCGGCCGAGGGGGCGGTGCTGGGAGTGGAGGCGGGGGGACGGCGGGTCGCGCTGGCGTTGGTGGAAGGTGAGGTGTACGCCTTCGCCGACAACTGCACGCACCGCGACTTTCCGCTCTCGCTCGGCGAGGTGGACGTGGAAACGTGCACCGTCACCTGCGAGTGGCACGGCGCCGCCTTCGACATCCGCACGGGCGACCCCGCCTGCGGCCCCGCCTTCCGTCCGATCGCGGTTTTCGCCGCCAAGGTGGAGGGCCCTGATGTGATGGTGGATCTACCCTGATTTCGATCGTTTGCGGCGCGAGGCCGGGTGAGCGCCCGGCCTCGCGTTCCGTTTCTGGAGCCTGATGATGAACAACGCAACGCTGCTGGAAGCGCCGGCCTCACCGCTGGACGTGAAGCGCATCCGGGACGACTTCCCGATCCTGCGCGAAACGTCGAACGGCAAGCAGATCGTCTACCTGGACAACGCGGCGTCCACGCAGAAGCCCACCGCCGTCATCGACGCCATCGCGGAGCACTACCGGCACAACAACGCCAACGTGCACCGCGGCATCCACGAGCTATCCAATCGCGCCAGCGACGCGTACGACGGCGCGCGGACGCGCGTCGCCAAGCTGTTCGGCATCGCGGACGAGGCGGAGTTGATCTGGACGCGCGGCACCACCGAGTCGCTAAACCTGATCGCCTACTCCTGGGGCCTCGCCAACCTTAAGCGCGGCGACGAGATCCTGCTCTCCGAGTTGGAGCACCACTCCAACCTGGTACCCTGGCAGCTCGTCGCCCAGCGCACCGGCGCAAAGCTGCGCTTCCTGCGCATCGACGATCAGGGCCGGCTGGACCTGGAGCCGCTGGACCAGGTGCTCACGGAAAGAACCAAGCTCGTCTCCCTGTCCCACGTCTCCAACGCGCTGGGAACGGTCAACCCGGTCAAGGAGATCGCGGCCAAGGCGCACGCCGTCGGCGCGCTGATGGTGGTGGACGGCGCCCAGTCCGCCCCGCATCTTCCCGTGGACGTTCCTTCCCTTGGGTGCGACTTCTACGCGTTCAGCGGCCACAAGATGTGCGGGCCCACGGGGATCGGCGGGCTGTGGGGGCGGCGCGAGGTGCTGGAAGCCATGCCGCCCTTCCACGGCGGCGGCGACATGATCGAGTGGGTAGACCTGGAGCAATCCACCTACGCGGCCCTCCCCCACAGGTTCGAGGCGGGCACGCCCAACATTGCCGGCGCGGTGGGGCTGGCCGCCGCGGCCGACTACCTGGCGGGGATCGGGCGCGAGGCCATCCTGGCGCACGAGCGTTCGCTGATCGCCTACGCCGTGGAGCGGATGGGGGAGATCCCCGACCTGCGCATCCTGGGCCCAAGCAACCTGTCGGAGCGCTCCGGCGTCGTCTCGTTCACCCTGGCCGACGTGCATCCCCACGATCTGGCGACCATCCTGGACAGCGAGGGCGTGGCCATCCGTGCCGGCCACCACTGCTGCCAGCCGCTGATGAAGTGCCTGGGCGTGGGATCCACCGCGCGCGCCTCGTTCTACCTGTACAACACCCCCGCCGAGGTAGACGCGCTGGTGGACGCGCTCCACAAGGCGCGCGGCCTGTTCGGCTACTGAGAGGACTCCTTTGACCGTCAACAAGCGGCCCATCCGGCTGGGCGAGCTGCTGGTGCAGCTGGGGCGCATCACCCCGGACGACGTGGCGCGCGCGCTCGAGGAGCAGCGCGCGGGCGGCGGGTTCCTGGGCGACGCGCTGATCCGGCTTGGGCTGATCACCCGCGACGAGCTGACGTGGACCCTGGCCGACCAGCACGACATCCCGTTCGTGCGGCTGCGGCCCGAGCACATCGACCACGGGTTGGCGGCCCTCGTCCCGGCGGCGTGGGCGCGCGAGCACAACATTCTTCCCGTGCTGCAGGACGGCGACCGCGTGACCGCCGTCATCGCCGACGTCACCCATCTGGAGCTGCTCGACGAAGTCTGCCGGCTGACCGGCGCCGCGTCGGCCGAGCCGGCCCTGGCCGCGCCGGAAACCATCCGCGAGCTGATCGACGCCGTCTACGGGCCCGCGGTGCAGCCCGCCGGCTCGCTCCTGCAGTTGCTGACGGACGCGCTGGCCTACGGGGCGGGGAGCCTGGGAATCTCCGTCCGCGGCGCGTCGGCCATCGGCTGGTACCGCGTGGTAGAAACGGTCCATCGCCCGCTCCTGGCCGGCTGGCAGGGCGAGCTCGCCTGCGCGCTCTCCCCCCTCGCGCCCACGACCGGCGGAGGCGAGGTGCACGCGTGGCCTGCCACGCTGACCGTGGACGGCGCCGCGTGGCGGGTGGCGTGCCACGCCGCGGGGCACGACGGCACGATGGAGTGGGCGGCGCGGCTCGTGGGTCCGCTTCCGCGCGAGCTCGCCTCCGTGGAAGCAGACTCGGCCGCGGTGGATGCGGTGCGGCGCGCGATGGCGAATGGTCCCGTGCTGGTCGGCGTCCGAGCGGACGGCGCGCCGGGGCTGGACGAGGCGCTGTCCATGTCCCTCCCTGCCCTTCCAGCGCTCCTCCTGGGAACCCAGACGCGGTCGATCCACCTTTCCGATCGATCCGCCGTCGTCCCCGGCGGCACCCTGGCGCTGCCGGTGGACGGTCCCCTGGATGCGGTGGCGGAGCAGCTGGCCATCTTCTCGCCCCAGGCGCTGACGGTGGACGTCGATCATCTCGCGCCCGGAGACGAGGCCGCGCTGCGCAATGCCGCGCCTTTCTCCGCCGTGCTGGTGCGCGGTGCCGATGCGACGCCCCCCTCCTTCGATCTGACCCTCCGGCTGGCGGCCGGCGCCGACGGGTTCACGTGGTCGCCTTCAGAGCAGGCACATGCCCAAGATTGACCAGTTCCTGGAGCTTCTCCTGAAGCACGAAGGCTCCGACCTTCACCTGAGCTGCGGCAGCGAGCCGGTGATGCGGGTGCACGGCCACCTTCAGCGCGTGAAGTTCCGGCCCCTCACGGCGGCTGACCTGAAGACGCTGTTCTACGAGATCCTCAGCGAGGGGCAGAAGGAACAGTACGAAGCCACGATGGATCTCGACTTCGCCTACGAGATCCCTGGGGCGGCGCGCTTCCGCGGCAACTTCTTCAACCAGCACCGCGGCCCGGCGGCGGTCTTCCGCATCATCCCCTCGCGCGTGCTGACGGCCGACGAGCTGGGGCTGCCGGAGCCCATCCGCAAGTTCACCGAGCTGAACAAGGGACTGGTGCTGGTGACGGGGCCCACGGGATCGGGCAAGTCGACCACGCTGGCGGCCATGATCGACCTGATCAACCAGACTCGCCCCGAGCACATCCTGACCATCGAAGACCCCATCGAGTTCGTGCACCAGAACCAGCGCGCGCTGGTCAACCAGCGCGAGGTGGGGCCGCACACAAAGAGCTTCGCCACCGCGCTCAAGGCGGCGCTGCG from Longimicrobium sp. includes:
- a CDS encoding non-heme iron oxygenase ferredoxin subunit; translated protein: MAWIRAAALSELPAEGAVLGVEAGGRRVALALVEGEVYAFADNCTHRDFPLSLGEVDVETCTVTCEWHGAAFDIRTGDPACGPAFRPIAVFAAKVEGPDVMVDLP
- a CDS encoding type IV pilus twitching motility protein PilT; translated protein: MPKIDQFLELLLKHEGSDLHLSCGSEPVMRVHGHLQRVKFRPLTAADLKTLFYEILSEGQKEQYEATMDLDFAYEIPGAARFRGNFFNQHRGPAAVFRIIPSRVLTADELGLPEPIRKFTELNKGLVLVTGPTGSGKSTTLAAMIDLINQTRPEHILTIEDPIEFVHQNQRALVNQREVGPHTKSFATALKAALREDPDVILIGEMRDRETISLALTAAETGHLVFGTLHTNSAHKTVDRIIDTFPGELQHQVRAMLSESLRGVVAQQLLRKKGGKGRVAAHEILVGTPAVANLIREAKTFQIPSSIQTGKRDGMILMDQSIMNLMMAGTVDADEAYGKALDKAAFQKQQQG
- a CDS encoding SufD family Fe-S cluster assembly protein, producing the protein GADLARADVQCRLRAPGSHVDMLGLYIADGTQHFDNQTLQDHLAPHASSNLLFKGALNDAGRSVFRGLIRVHPKAQRTDAYQTNRNLILSDKARADSLPNLEIQADDVRCSHAATVGQLDEEEVFYLLSRGIPKAEAVRLVVFGFFGEVLEQLPLEGVKQELLRVVERKLDASR
- a CDS encoding cysteine desulfurase, whose amino-acid sequence is MMNNATLLEAPASPLDVKRIRDDFPILRETSNGKQIVYLDNAASTQKPTAVIDAIAEHYRHNNANVHRGIHELSNRASDAYDGARTRVAKLFGIADEAELIWTRGTTESLNLIAYSWGLANLKRGDEILLSELEHHSNLVPWQLVAQRTGAKLRFLRIDDQGRLDLEPLDQVLTERTKLVSLSHVSNALGTVNPVKEIAAKAHAVGALMVVDGAQSAPHLPVDVPSLGCDFYAFSGHKMCGPTGIGGLWGRREVLEAMPPFHGGGDMIEWVDLEQSTYAALPHRFEAGTPNIAGAVGLAAAADYLAGIGREAILAHERSLIAYAVERMGEIPDLRILGPSNLSERSGVVSFTLADVHPHDLATILDSEGVAIRAGHHCCQPLMKCLGVGSTARASFYLYNTPAEVDALVDALHKARGLFGY